One genomic region from Daphnia magna isolate NIES linkage group LG10, ASM2063170v1.1, whole genome shotgun sequence encodes:
- the LOC116931855 gene encoding voltage-dependent T-type calcium channel subunit alpha-1G isoform X7, producing the protein MDRRVGDEVDEGVGRGELDKSPVITTKNRPSSPTSLLPPLQRRPSTPTTPIACPAHDPLAACPVVDDMVHQSTTDNQVEHQQQQREATRTPLPSTPSVLVECSPTTPPPADEDDVVYYSGYHSEEVDEDLEDLEEEQEEDDDDEVVEEEEEEEEEEEDEEEEEDQVDGHDEEEDDDGLPYPGFIPVTLGFMTQYSQPRNLCLRMITNPWFERISMAVIFFNCVTLGMYQPCIDQVCNTNRCRILQMLDDFIFAFFALEMSIKMIAMGVYGKGTYLAETWNRLDCFIVIAGAVEYCLDMENMNLSAIRTIRVLRPLRAINRIPSMRILVMLLLDTLPMLGNVLLLCFFVFFIFGIVGVQLWAGILRQRCYLDLPKGIVPPATFTTIDRTLPIFYKPKTHYRPLSSYYKVQETEKDYICSLAKDSGMHTCASLPHTKSDGRVCNDSVVPGIPVGMDGLSVNGSCINWNQYYTDCRAGEKNPFQGAISFDNIGLAWVAIFLVISLEGWTDIMYYVQDAHSFWDWVYFVLLIVIGSFFMINLCLVVIATQFSETKKREMERMRLERARYQSTSTLASTSASESTSCYRQIIKYIAHLWRRSKRRILRRYRAYRSRKKLQQQQQQLDHPQYGKQQSATHSLSLRTRRKQQRRRKRRRRRSRHPHPECPKHGAQQQEQQQQHQHQLQRNSQCSSSYRVPSVSSQVALRINDGPASPLDSPVPILSNARRASVAVSIDHHHQRSSPFLSPRGSLAMADDSSDSSQLLTPRTPRRRRSSVMFSDVVVAHGMSNSVADVNVCWSEKITQTGGFTTESVASAGSESRQPHHQTSGSSNPSSPLSFNRKSSLRQRVTSNQTTDELRPSCSAPGPGSGTTSGSVAATSTLTQVPNGAGLTCQELLALSGALGAALPTPLALPNYPSDEPKTAVMVVAPVAAKHSNNHKCNNQLLAPPGMMPILPTLAMSLWPEPFQDPGRSGDDHWTTIPCVNNRKPAETAETAVDVETDNEDDRNCICCSSDDEEYSASDEEAGSEDQNEDYYEEDEEQRGASVEVFEHRRSPLSRYWSLVKEYYKTFQRSVKALVEHKYFQQGLLGAILINTLSMGIEYHNQPEELTLTVEFSNIVFSAIFAIEMLLKVIAEGPLNYIGNGFNVFDGVIVILSLVEVFQSLNRFEGDDGGSSGLSVLRTFRLLRILKLVRFMPNLRRQLIVMLRTMDNVAVFFALLLLFIFIFSILGMNLFGCKFCRKTSDQSTSCDRKNFDSLLWAIVTVFQILTQEDWNVVLFNGMEKTSHWAALYFVALMTFGNYVLFNLLVAILVEGFSAEEERKQAKLALLESQQQRRLKENSYNAIQEQQRRESLYSKSHHDCANNPNHYDPKSNIERETILFCQPQSSVVPRSEFQTRTTNGSDRMETHPSATASQHLLLPPTTAPIITHTAATPQGSPNATLDSICSHRESAPCVRLSPLKSVKLVGVSPPRRTSVEGSPLHGDTGINLGLETLGSPSLLRTPSNRSCASSRSSRRSSLNPIMPSRGILSRKSSLAAPSGGGMVSSPEESADTNSLLPLSSSEMLGGGSGVLRQGSKKLWRRLSSRDTAGIPTNGSHADLEAELEEDHASNAGNYSLLNNLNNQRQPSCSNHDRLACNGSAQHDGIHQPFTRKPILSHQNSFGSPTTLSPQNSIRSNGSSPRSPSPGFNNLAPNNNNNGSNLNFSIGEGQTGANSTTTKTEEEVVVKKRLIVRLYERFPQLKKREDYALFILSPENSIRRSCSTLVRKSWFDHTILFFIGLNCVTLAMERPLIPPDSFERAFLSVSNYVFTFVFAIEMILKVMAVGMFYGPSAYFDSGWNIMDGLLVSVSIVDILMSLLSSGSPRIFGILRVFRLLRSLRPLRVINRAPGLKLVVQTLLSSLKPIGNIVLICCTFFIIFGILGVQLFKGSFFYCEGPNIRSVRNRTDCLAADPRNMWVNRAYNFDDLGQALMALFVLSSKDGWVNIMYTGLDAVGVDQQPIENYSEWRLIYFISFLLLVGFFVLNMFVGVVVENFHRCREEQEKEERARRMAKRARKMEKKRRIGTVVALNDVVIDGTDPGPKPRAVRTEMRRPPYYTNYSRSRLVIHNVVTSKYFDLAIAAVIGLNVVTMAMEFYLMPPELESALRIFNYFFTAVFIIESVCKVVALGVRRYIKDRWNQLDVAIVILSIVGIVLEEMKSDLIPINPTIIRVMRVLRIARVLKLLKMAKGIRSLLDTVMQALPQVGNLGLLFYLLFFIFAALGVELFGRLECDDDHPCQGLGEHAHFANFGIAFLTLFRVATGDNWNGIMKDTLRENCDPSADCIRNCCVSRIIAPIFFVIFVLMAQFVLVNVVVAVLMKHLEESHKQTAEEKIQTPTTETDGDTDDDVLEEDPPESNAYPMITLSVDSETEAEVRIEEEEEEEEEDATSSVCSP; encoded by the exons GTGGTTCGAGAGGATCAGCATGGCCGTCATCTTTTTCAACTGCGTCACGTTGGGCATGTACCAGCCCTGTATCGACCAGGTCTGCAACACCAATCGATGCCGCATCCTCCAG ATGCTGGATGATTTCATATTTGCCTTCTTCGCCCTGGAGATGTCCATCAAAATGATCGCCATGGGTGTTTACGGTAAAGGAACTTACCTGGCCGAAACGTGGAACAGGCTCGATTGTTTTATCGTCATCGCCGG AGCGGTGGAATATTGCTTGGATATGGAGAACATGAATTTATCCGCCATCCGGACCATCCGAGTTTTGCGGCCACTAAGAGCTATCAACCGAATACCCA GCATGAGGATATTGGTGATGCTGTTACTGGATACATTACCCATGCTTGGCAATGTTCTGTTGCTCTgctttttcgtctttttcatCTTCGGCATCGTCGGTGTCCAGCTCTGGGCTGGTATTCTTCGTCAGAGGTGCTACCTTGATCTACCGAAGGGCATTGTCCCACCAGCCACATT CACGACCATCGACCGAACTCTGCCCATCTTTTACAAACCCAAGACCCACTACAG GCCTCTGTCCAGCTATTATAAAGTGCAAGAGACGGAGAAGGACTACATTTGTTCCCTGGCCAAAGACAGTGGGATGCATACATGCGCCTCGCTGCCTCACACCAAATCTGACGGGCGAGTGTGCAATGACAGCGTCGTGCCTGGCATACCCGTTGGAATGGACGGTCTCTCAGTCAACGGCTCTTGTATCAATTGGAATCAATACTACACCGATTGTAGAGCTGGTGAAAAGAATCCTTTCCAGGGAGCCATATCCTTTGATAACATCGGTTTGGCTTGGGTTGCCATCTTTCTA GTCATTAGTCTTGAAGGATGGACCGACATCATGTACTACGTCCAGGATGCCCACTCTTTCTGGGACTGGGTTTACTTTGTCCTCCTTATTGTG ATCGGCTCGTTCTTCATGATCAACCTGTGCCTGGTGGTAATAGCCACGCAGTTCTCCGAGACGAAGAAGCGGGAAATGGAGCGGATGCGTCTGGAACGGGCGCGCTACCAATCGACGTCCACATTGGCCAGCACGTCGGCCAGCGAGTCAACTTCATGCTACCGGCAGATCATCAAGTACATTGCACATTTGTGGCGGAGGAGCAAGCGACGTATACTCAGACGATACAGAGCCTACCGCAGCCGGAAGAAGctgcagcaacagcaacaacagctgGATCACCCACAATACGGCAAACAACAATCAGCGACGCATTCGCTCAGTTTAAGGACGCGGAGGAAACAGCAACGGCGcaggaagaggaggaggaggcggAGCAGGCATCCGCATCCTGAATGCCCTAAACATGGCGCCCAACAacaagagcaacaacaacaacatcaacatcaaTTGCAGAGAAATAGCCAATGTTCTAGCAGCTATCGAGTACCGTCCGTAAGTTCACAGGTAGCGTTGAGAATCAATGATGGGCCGGCTTCGCCTCTCGATTCGCCCGTCCCCATACTCTCAAATGCTCGGCGCGCCAGCGTTGCCGTCTCCATCGACCATCACCATCAGCGATCCTCTCCATTCCTCTCGCCCAGAG GATCTTTGGCAATGGCCGATGATTCGTCAGATTCGTCGCAGTTGTTGACGCCAAGGACGCCTAGGCGTCGCCGAAGTAGTGTTATGTTTAGTGACGTTGTCGTCGCTCACGGCATGAGTAACAGTGTGGCCGATGTCAATGTCTGCTGGAGCGAGAAGATCACCCAGACGGGCGGTTTCACTACGGAATCGGTTGCATCCGCCGGAAGTGAATCTCGTCAGCCACATCATCAGACATCTGGTTCGTCTAATCCGTCGTCACCGCTGTCGTTCAATCGCAAATCGTCATTGAGGCAACGAGTCACATCCAACCAGACGACCGACGAACTACGGCCCAGTTGTTCAGCCCCGGGTCCAGGATCCGGTACGACATCTGGTAGCGTTGCAGCGACGTCCACCTTGACACAAGTCCCAAATGGAGCTGGTCTAACCTGTCAAGAATTGCTGGCTCTTAGTGGAGCCCTTGGGGCAGCGCTGCCCACTCCTTTAGCGTTGCCCAACTATCCGTCGGATGAGCCGAAAACTGCGGTAATGGTTGTTGCTCCGGTCGCGGCCAAACATAGCAACAACCATAAATGCAATAACCAGTTATTGGCACCGCCGGGCATGATGCCCATCTTACCAACTCTGGCCATGTCTCTTTGGCCGGAACCGTTTCAAG ACCCTGGACGTAGCGGCGACGATCATTGGACAACGATCCCGTGCGTGAACAACAGGAAGCCGGCAGAGACGGCAGAGACGGCAGTTGACGTGGAGACGGACAATGAAGACGATAGGAATTGCATTTGCTGCTCATCGGACGACGAGGAATATTCAGCGTCCGATGAAGAGGCCGGTTCGGAAGATCAAAACGAAGACTATtacgaagaagatgaagaacaaCGAGGAGCATCCGTCGAAGTGTTTGAGCATCGTCGTTCGCCCTTGTCTCGCTATTGGTCGCTCGTCAAGGAATATTATAAAACGTTCCAGCGGAGTGTCAAAGCCCTCGTCGAGCACAAGTACTTCCAGCAGGGACTTTTGGGAGCCATTCTCATCAATACGCTCAGCATGGGCATCGAATATCACAACCAG CCAGAAGAACTGACGCTGACAGTCGAATTTAGCAACATCGTTTTCTCAGCCATTTTCGCCATTGAGATGCTGCTCAAAGTGATCGCCGAAGGTCCGCTCAACTACATCGGCAACGGTTTCAACGTCTTTGACGGTGTTATCGTCATTCTCAG TTTGGTGGAAGTGTTTCAGAGCTTGAATCGCTTCGAAGGGGATGACGGTGGCAGTTCGGGCCTTTCGGTTTTGAGGACGTTTCGTCTTTTGCGCATCTTGAAATTAGTCCGTTTCATGCCAAACTTGCGTCGTCAATTGATCGTCATGTTGCGCACAATGGACAATGTGGCCGTCTTCTTCGCCTTGCTCCTGCTCTTCATTTTCATATTCAG CATTTTGGGCATGAATTTGTTCGGCTGCAAATTTTGTCGCAAAACCAGCGACCAGTCGACGAGTTGCGACCGTAAAAACTTCGACTCCCTCCTGTGGGCCATAGTGACCGTGTTTCAG ATTTTGACCCAAGAAGATTGGAATGTTGTTCTATTCAATGGCATGGAGAAGACAAGCCATTGGGCAGCGCTTTATTTCGTGGCGCTCATGACATTTGGCAACTATGTCCTGTTCAATCTCCTAGTCGCCATTCTCGTCGAAGGCTTCTCCGCTGAG GAGGAACGCAAACAAGCCAAACTGGCACTATTGGAGTCTCAACAACAGCGCCGACTCAAGGAGAATTCGTACAATGCCATTCAGGAGCAACAGCGCCGTGAATCTTTATACAGTAAGAGTCATCACGATTGCGCTAACAATCCCAACCATTACGATCCAAAGTCAAACATCGAACGAG AAACGATCCTGTTCTGTCAGCCGCAGTCATCTGTTGTTCCTCGATCGGAATTTCAAACGCGGACGACAAATGGATCGGATAGGATGGAAACGCATCCGAGCGCAACTGCGTCGCAGCATTTATTGCTTCCGCCAACGACAGCTCCGATCATCACCCACACAGCCGCCACTCCGCAAGGATCTCCAAATGCCACGCTCGATTCCATTTGCAGTCACAGGGAAAGCGCGCCGTGCGTCAGACTATCTCCGTTGAAGTCGGTCAAGTTAGTAGGCGTGTCTCCGCCACGTCGTACTTCGGTAGAAGGTTCTCCTTTACACGGAGATACTGGTATCAATTTG GGACTCGAGACGTTGGGTTCGCCGTCTTTACTGCGAACGCCGAGCAACAGATCCTGCGCTAGCTCCAGATCGTCTAGACGATCGAGTTTGAATCCCATCATGCCCAGTCGAGGTATTCTCAGCAGAAAGAGCAGCCTGGCTGCCCCCTCAGG GGGAGGAATGGTATCATCGCCGGAAGAGTCAGCCGATACCAATTCATTGTTGCCTTTATCGTCCTCGGAGATGCTGGGCGGCGGAAGTGGCGTCCTTCGCCAGGGCAGCAAGAAATTGTGGAGGCGGCTGTCATCGCGGGATACGGCTGGCATCCCCACTAATGGATCGCATGCCGATCTGGAAGCTGAGCTGGAAGAGGACCACGCATCCAACGCGGGCAATTACAGCCTTCTAAACAACCTGAACAACCAACGACAACCGAG TTGCAGTAATCATGATCGACTTGCCTGTAATGGCAGCGCCCAACACGATGGAATTCACCAGCCATTCACGCGGAAACCGATTCTGTCTCATCAGAATTCTTTCGGCAGTCCGACAACATTGAGTCCGCAGAATTCTATCCGCAGTAACGGCTCGTCGCCGCGGAGTCCATCACCCGGATTCAATAACCTGGCG CcgaataacaacaacaacggcaGTAATTTGAATTTCTCCATCGGAGAAGGGCAAACGGGGGCCAACAGCACGACAACCAAAACAGAGGAGGAAGTGGTAGTGAAGAAACGGCTAATTGTTCGCCTTTATGAACGATTCCCTCAACTCAAGAAGCGGGAAGACTACGCCCTCTTTATTCTGTCGCCGGAAAATtc CATTCGGCGGTCATGTAGTACGTTGGTGAGAAAGAGTTGGTTCGACCATACAATCCTGTTTTTCATCGGATTGAATTGCGTCACGTTGGCCATGGAACGGCCGCTCATTCCACCCGATTCGTTCGAGCGTGCCTTCCTCTCCGTGTCCAACTATGTCTTCACTTTTGTCTTTGCCATCGAAATGATTTTGAAAGTCATGGCCGTCGGCATGTTTTACGGCCCAAGTGCTTATTTTGATTCCGGATGGAACATCATGGACGGTCTCCTCGTCAGCGTGTCCATCGTTGATATTCTCATGTCACTTTTGTCTAGCGGCAGTCCGCGCATCTTTGGCATACTCAGA GTCTTCCGGCTGCTGCGATCCTTGAGGCCGTTGCGAGTCATCAACCGAGCGCCCGGCTTGAAATTGGTGGTGCAAACCTTACTATCTTCTTTGAAACCCATCGGAAACATTGTGCTCATTTGCTGCACTTTCTTCATCATCTTCGGAATCCTCGGAGTCCAG TTATTCAAAGGGAGTTTCTTCTACTGTGAGGGGCCCAACATCCGTTCGGTCCGCAATCGAACGGATTGTTTGGCGGCGGATCCTCGCAACATGTGGGTCAATCGCGCCTACAATTTCGATGACCTCGGACAGGCCCTAATGGCCCTTTTCGTCCTTTCGTCCAAAGATGGCTGGGTCAACATTATGTACACTGGGCTAGACGCCGTCGGTGTCGATCAACAG CCGATCGAGAATTACAGCGAGTGGCGCTTAATCTACTTCATCTCGTTTCTGCTGTTGGTCGGTTTCTTCGTGCTCAACATGTTCGTCGGTGTCGTCGTCGAGAATTTCCATCGTTGCCGTGAAGAACAGGAGAAGGAGGAGCGAGCTCGGCGGATGGCGAAGCGGGCGcgcaaaatggaaaaaaagcGCAGAA TTGGTACTGTAGTCGCACTCAATGACGTCGTCATCGATGGCACTGACCCCGGACCTAAGCCCAGAGCCGTGAGAACGG AGATGCGACGGCCTCCCTACTACACCAACTATTCACGTTCGCGGCTAGTCATTCACAATGTGGTGACGTCCAAGTACTTTGACTTGGCCATCGCCGCTGTTATTGGTCTTAACGTCGTCACAATGGCCATGGAATTTTACCTTATGCCACCT GAACTGGAATCGGCGCTGCGCattttcaattatttcttCACGGCCGTCTTCATCATCGAATCCGTCTGCAAAGTCGTGGCCTTGGGAGTGCGACGGTACATCAAGGATCGCTGGAATCAGCTAGACGTCGCCATCGTCATCCTGTCTATCGTTGGCATCGTTTTAGAGGAGATGAAATCCGATTTAATTCCAATTAATCCCACAATCATCCGCGTTATGCGCGTTTTGCGGATAGCCAGAG TGTTGAAGTTGCTGAAAATGGCCAAAGGAATCCGCTCTTTGCTGGACACAGTGATGCAAGCACTTCCGCAAGTCGGCAACTTGGGACTCTTGTTCTACTTGctattcttcatttttgctGCCCTTGGAGTCGAATTGTTTGGTCGTTTGG AATGTGATGACGACCATCCGTGCCAAGGTCTTGGCGAACACGCCCACTTTGCAAACTTTGGCATCGCTTTCTTGACATTGTTCCGCGTGGCGACGGGCGACAACTGGAACGGCATCATGAAGGACACACTGCGTGAAAACTGCGACCCGTCGGCCGATTGTATCAGGAACTGCTGCGTATCCCGCATTATCGCGCCCATCTTTTTCGTCATTTTTGTCCTGATGGCTCAGTTTGTCCTGGTCAACGTCGTCGTCGCTGTTCTCATGAAACACCTAGAAGAATCGCACAAACAG ACGGCGGAAGAAAAGATTCAGACGCCCACTACCGAAACGGATGGTGATACCGACGATGATGTCTTGGAGGAAGACCCACCTGAATCCAATGCCTATCCGATGATAACATTGAGCGTGGACAGTGAAACGGAAGCCGAAGTcagaatagaagaagaagaagaagaagaagaagaagatgcaaCATCATCTGTCTGCAGTCCATGa